The Drosophila biarmipes strain raj3 chromosome 2L, RU_DBia_V1.1, whole genome shotgun sequence genome has a window encoding:
- the LOC108036732 gene encoding uncharacterized protein LOC108036732 isoform X1 gives MDLPSMVQRSGDTLIVRSVVSGNQLYTEQGGHSHQPTGNAGLVSSSNTAASQVGSSLLERHVERFRLQQLLQQQQQAAAAVAVVNSVQQQQQQQQQQQAVIGMDAKEEGLPQCKIKRNYSCNHCAYFTQNPRYHLTHLRDVHGEKIVINKCKLCLYASRHFQKLVRHMKMVHGCTDGIPSGHGQARGKRGMSREARKRRLEESVGVMGGQSLTVAVPDVPTLEQVKRELLLQEEKLQRDIQAFNQRQREEQQREQRELELAATSAYQMQVLRDFERQSPAEPPTPSPTSGSATPPSNGEEPQNRLLKCSACEFTTLYRTQLRAHELAEHGKTKFFRCDKCSYVTHIKARFSKHVKYHSMPMIKCVTCDFRTPYKWNLDRHMKNHGGAGAFKCAACDFTADIKQSLTVHEMNHHVPPVGNAGSIWPRRQNKVGASEMCEDFLSDSAELEDQYNNNNVDDELDGVEDPDEPMSGGEEQQMHHHHYGKRSKYHEEEEPTDLSQKGGCSSDTSSVGTPTPRAQRPVPNLIPISKGAKDVLNLSKETNASRSSLTEIASMFFNEKQISEMLDKSDVPQLSPATTVASQNSSRSQMTKRSSFLDKLKTGAQHENLVCQCGHVAKCLSESIIHGKSCHASAVIIDDDDAGLHEDDADDRLEIDEDDEDRHSHSALNLSVTGSTRCQHCRHRCKSSTDLLHHLKQCVEAIRCANEMYDSNSGESGDRRPDSQSLQQQAAVQQQRVCIWNKATKEIVAAAAAASLQQENSSHSIVKSPAGSQAASNEENSYYGVETAPGYGEVTKKMTPEEEAANSSLKKVYKCPHCSFWASTASRFHVHIVGHLNKKPFECSLCSYRSNWRWDITKHIRLKTIRDPSHKTAKVLMNDETGRRNYTKYNKYITLMKVTEEDGDPKLMKSGEMTPNQVASLAFLKDYAKVGSVTGQDITLEPVQPTKPNVLDDAHLADNLIRIPLLATMMNAAMAQQQHQQQQQKEHQSTMITPSVTISPVKRASQGSAMLGKPSDDLITEVHQEGNEKRTVYRCRKCNFGHQNRDAVLAHVKIHYQDASNPKASSANSGTSPLQVSVGGNQQFYMNKVFAAMCLSQTQSQSSPNSGAAGASPAISAGLLQRAIQEAQHSPTPNASALSGLALALAGGKPQANTTKASAASILEHGEQKASQNEASADSLTSPNTTTSRTTKATTSTTKDTARSLQDLLTSPRSARNGNHPSNANSNSVVGNGLRQDAAIVASSTNTTPPQPTNSVSKPNASPLPVTTTPTPFSTATPSPPALSKTLAHQLGAGSNSSSSSHHNHHPPLMAGEGYHLAAGLTHAHAINTNTKPDSNSFPSSSSSSSSSSVASTSSAAGSASASASSSATSSPPPPAASSSYLAAMAPQQQGPPAVQMPQPPTRFHSHSPGSPSLLTMADGDRRDPSPYRCGHCHQVSNWKHVIQRHCRLKHSGDIRIETLERGASVSANAPPIYRPLGAGATNESQSHIPSNPTSNILKPGSNPNVSSNTSAQLLMTTKQLEQLLHSPLSASAAAVVNAANTQQDIQAAAAYWAAACKAVVASSSAEELLQLQQNDQIEITRLPSTAEHPGSGGSNTKSKQQKCPVCPYISESKSQMNYHVSLHKPTQYECRLCTFVCAKKQHLSSHMRSVHQQQMSAPGAVGGGATGGGLDFSVALQLAAAAKQVQQLPASTPLSIDLSQVQLDAASDAELNPQQLPPEYQYKLISYCPRCPARFAQKHNDERNAKQELEQHLLAHSDQEPEDQEQGFVCTYCEYRTAEETLLQLHRAVHMSHYQEKCQQLYKNCKEDVEYPAPKLLQLTGPETIWVVDNELSLQLLQQNTCGGVSSSTGSFDNQNSLLKKQLESGGGQLVTIPRETAVSKNEGETPEEDEERRSNSTPSTSASVATSDLAADASSDAGSVDMPQSIPAPERCLHCPFETQQHEELLQHLQKHACVNPPPPNYQQCAHCDYNTSGESEMEEHTALHFNASEKLKSVEFYTCYDQLEISVEREPEETGESKEEQAEHNNNQDNVMNANVQQEQCRPDEEPADEATEEPLAKKPTTKLILYKNEGGLSVKPSQEEATSESQKSENISDRLRRRILRGSANQADDPQAQERPTSPDKMILVNAKTGKVISRK, from the exons ATGGACCTGCCGTCAATGGTGCAACGTTCGGGTGACACGCTCATCGTGCGCAGCGTGGTCAGCGGAAATCAGCTGTACACGGAGCAAGGTGGCCATAGCCACCAGCCCACCGGCAACGCCGGACTCGTTTCCAGCAGCAACACGGCTGCCTCACAAGTGGGCTCCTCGCTCCTGGAGCGACATGTAGAGCGCTTCCGCCTGCAGCagttgctgcagcagcagcaacaagcaGCCGCAGCAGTTGCCGTTGTGAACAGcgtgcaacagcagcaacagcaacagcagcaacagcaggccGTCATCGGCATGGATGCCAAGGAGGAGGGCCTGCCGCAGTGCAAGATCAAGCGGAACTACAGCTGCAACCACTGTGCGTACTTCACGCAGAATCCCCGCTACCACTTGACCCACCTGCGCGACGTGCACGGCGAGAAGATAGTGATCAACAAGTGCAAGCTGTGCCTGTACGCCTCGCGGCACTTCCAGAAGCTGGTGCGGCACATGAAGATGGTGCACGGATGCACGGACGGCATTCCCAGTGGACACGGTCAGGCCAGGGGCAAGCGGGGCATGAGCCGGGAGGCGCGAAAGCGGCGACTGGAGGAGAGTGTGGGCGTGATGGGCGGCCAGAGCCTGACTGTTGCCGTGCCGGATGTGCCCACCCTGGAACAGGTGAAGCGGGAGCTTCTGCTGCAGGAGGAGAAGTTGCAGCGCGACATACAGGCCTTCAACCAGCGGCAAcgcgaggagcagcagcgggaGCAGCGGGAACTGGAGCTGGCGGCCACCAGTGCGTACCAAATGCAGGTCCTGCGCGACTTCGAGCGCCAGTCGCCCGCCGAACCGCCCACCCCCTCGCCCACCAGTGgctcggccacgcccccctccAACGGGGAGGAGCCCCAGAACCGCCTCCTCAAGTGCAGCGCCTGCGAGTTTACCACCCTCTACCGAACTCAACTGCGGGCCCACGAGCTGGCCGAGCACGGAAAGACCAAGTTCTTCCGCTGCGACAAGTGCAGCTATGTGACTCACATCAAGGCGCGCTTCAGCAAGCACGTCAAGTACCACTCAATGCCGATGATCAAGTGCGTCACCTGCGACTTCCGCACGCCCTACAAGTGGAACCTGGACAGACACATGAAGAACCACGGCGGAGCGGGCGCATTCAAGTGTGCCGCCTGCGACTTTACCGCCGACATCAAGCAATCTCTGACGGTCCACGAGATGAACCACCATGTGCCGCCGGTGGGCAATGCGGGCTCCATTTGGCCGAGGCGCCAAAACAAAGTGGGCGCGAGTGAGATGTGCGAAGACTTCCTCAGCGACTCCGCCGAGTTGGAGGATCAgtataacaacaacaatgtgGACGACGAGCTGGACGGCGTCGAGGATCCCGACGAGCCTATGAGCGGTGGCGAGGAGCAGCAGATGCATCACCACCACTACGGCAAACGGAGCAAGTAccacgaggaggaggagcccaCGGATCTGTCGCAGAAGGGCGGCTGCTCCTCGGACACTTCCAGCGTGGGAACCCCCACGCCGAGGGCCCAGCGACCTGTGCCAAACCTCATCCCGATCAGCAAGGGAGCCAAAGA CGTATTGAACCTGTCGAAGGAGACAAACGCCTCGCGCAGCTCCCTCACGGAAATCGCATCCATGTTTTTCAACGAGAAGCAGATCTCGGAGATGCTGGATAAGTCGGATGTGCCACAACTATCGCCGGCAACGACGGTGGCCTCCCAGAACTCTTCGCGCAGCCAGATGACCAAGAGGTCCAGCTTCCTGGACAAACTGAAGACGGGGGCGCAGCACGAGAATCTGGTGTGCCAGTGCGGACATGTGGCCAAGTGTCTCTCGGAGTCGATCATCCACGGCAAGAGCTGCCACGCCTCGGCGGTAATCATCGACGACGACGATGCTGGCCTGCACGAGGACGATGCCGACGACAGGCTGGAAAtcgacgaggacgacgaggacCGCCATTCCCATTCAGCCCTGAATCTCAGTGTGACGGGATCCACGCGATGCCAGCACTGCCGCCACCGCTGCAAGTCCTCCACGGACCTGCTGCATCACCTGAAGCAGTGCGTCGAGGCCATCCGCTGCGCCAACGAGATGTACGACTCGAACTCCGGGGAGAGCGGCGATCGGCGGCCGGACTCCCAGAgcctgcagcagcaggcggcCGTCCAGCAGCAGAGGGTTTGCATCTGGAATAAGGCCACAAAGGAGATCGTCGCCGCCGCAGCGGCCGCGTCCTTGCAGCAGGAGAACAGCAGCCACAGCATCGTCAAGTCCCCGGCCGGAAGTCAGGCGGCCAGCAATGAGGAGAACAGCTACTACGGCGTGGAAACGGCGCCCGGCTACGGCGAG GTAACCAAAAAGATGACGCCCGAGGAGGAGGCCGCCAACTCATCGCTGAAGAAGGTTTACAAGTGTCCGCACTGCAGCTTCTGGGCCTCCACGGCCTCCCGCTTCCACGTGCACATCGTGGGCCACCTGAACAAGAAGCCCTTCGAGTGCTCGCTCTGCTCGTACCGCTCCAACTGGCGCTGGGACATCACGAAGCACATCCGCTTGAAGACCATCCGCGATCCCTCGCACAAGACGGCCAAGGTCCTGATGAACGACGAGACGGGCCGCCGGAACTACACCAAGTACAACAAGTACATCACCCTGATGAAGGTGACCGAGGAGGACGGCGACCCCAAGCTGATGAAGTCCGGCGAGATGACCCCCAACCAGGTGGCCTCGCTGGCCTTTCTCAAGGACTACGCGAAGGTGGGTTCGGTCACCGGGCAGGACATCACCCTGGAACCGGTGCAGCCGACCAAGCCGAATGTCCTGGACGACGCCCACCTGGCGGACAACCTCATCCGGATTCCCCTGCTGGCCACCATGATGAATGCCGCCatggcccagcagcagcaccagcagcagcagcagaaggagcACCAGTCCACGATGATCACGCCCTCGGTAACCATTTCGCCGGTGAAGCGAGCAAGTCAGGGATCGGCGATGCTCGGCAAGCCCAGCGACGATCTGATCACCGAGGTGCACCAGGAGGGCAATGAGAAGAGGACGGTCTACCGGTGCCGCAAATGCAACTTCGG ACACCAGAACCGCGATGCTGTGCTGGCGCACGTGAAGATCCACTACCAGGACGCCAGCAACCCGAAGGCCAGCTCGGCCAACTCCGGCACCTCGCCGCTGCAGGTCTCCGTGGGCGGGAACCAGCAGTTCTACATGAACAAGGTCTTCGCCGCCATGTGCCTGTCGCAGACCCAGTCGCAGTCGTCGCCAAACTCCGGGGCCGCCGGTGCGAGTCCGGCCATCTCGGCCGGACTGCTGCAGCGGGCCATCCAGGAGGCCCAGCACTCGCCGACGCCCAACGCCAGCGCTCTGAGCGGACTTGCTTTGGCGTTGGCGGGCGGAAAGCCACAAGCCAATACGACGAAAGCCAGTGCCGCCTCCATTTTAGAGCACGGTGAGCAGAAAGCGAGTCAAAACGAGGCAAGTGCCGACAGTCTGACGTCGCCGAACACCACCACCAGTAGAACCACCAAAGCCACCACTAGCACCACCAAAGACACCGCCAGATCGCTGCAGGATCTGCTCACCTCACCGCGCAGTGCCAGAAATGGAAATCATCCCTCTAACGCTAACAGTAACTCGGTTGTGGGAAATGGACTCCGGCAGGATGCCGCCATCGTCGCCTCATCTACCAATACCACACCACCACAACCCACCAACTCAGTCAGCAAGCCCAATGCATCGCCTTTGCCAGTAACTACCACTCCTACTCCTTTTTCTACTGCCACCCCATCACCACCAGCTCTTTCAAAGACCCTGGCTCATCAACTGGGTGCGGGTAGCAACAGCTCATCTTCATCCCACCACAATCACCATCCTCCACTCATGGCCGGTGAAGGTTACCACCTGGCGGCGGGTCTAACCCATGCCCACGCCATAAACACTAACACGAAACCCGACTCCAACTCCTTTCCCTCGTCATCctcgtcgtcatcgtcgtcTTCTGTGGCCTCCACTTCATCGGCCGCCGGCTCTGCGTCCGCCTCCGCGTCCTCCTCCGCCACATCGtcgccaccgccgccggcaGCCTCGTCTTCCTACCTGGCTGCGATGGcgccgcagcagcaggggcCACCTGCCGTGCAGATGCCGCAGCCGCCGACGAGGTTCCATAGCCATAGTCCAGGTAGTCCCAGCCTTCTGACCATGGCCGACGGCGATCGACGCGACCCGTCGCCGTATCGCTGTGGCCACTGCCACCAGGTCTCGAATTGGAAGCATGTCATCCAG CGGCATTGTCGCTTAAAGCATTCCGGGGATATTCGGATCGAGACCCTTGAGCGAGGAGCCAGTGTCTCAGCGAACGCACCCCCCATCTACAGACCCCTGGGAGCAGGTGCCACGAACGAATCGCAGTCCCATATCCCGTCGAACCCCACCAGCAACATCCTAAAGCCCGGCAGCAACCCGAATgtcagcagcaacaccagtgCCCAGCTGCTGATGACCACCAAACAGCTGGAGCAGCTCCTCCACTCCCCGCTCTCCGCCAGCGCCGCCGCGGTGGTGAACGCGGCCAACACCCAGCAGGACAtccaggcggcggcggcctaCTGGGCCGCAGCCTGCAAGGCAGTGGTGGCCAGCAGCAGTGCCGAGGAACTGCTCCAGTTGCAGCAGAACGATCAGATCGAGATCACCCGTCTACCCTCGACGGCGGAGCATCCCGGTTCCGGTGGCAGCAATACCAAGAGCAAGCAGCAGAAGTGCCCGGTGTGTCCCTACATTTCGGAAAGCAAGTCCCAGATGAACTACCACGTGTCGCTGCACAAGCCCACGCAGTACGAGTGTCGGCTGTGCACGTTTGTCTGTGCCAAGAAGCAGCACTTGAGCAGCCACATGAGGAGTGtccaccagcagcagatgTCCGCTCCGGGAGCAGTCGGAGGAGGCGCAACCGGTGGCGGCCTGGACTTCAGTGTGGCCCTCCAGTTGGCCGCGGCTGCCAAGCAGGTGCAACAACTGCCCGCCTCCACTCCACTCTCCATCGATCTGTCCCAGGTCCAGCTGGACGCCGCCTCGGATGCAGAGCTCAACCCACAACAACTGCCGCCGGAATACCAGTACAAGCTGATTAGCTACTGCCCCAGGTGTCCGGCTCGCTTTGCCCAGAAGCACAATGACGAGCGCAATGCCaagcaggagctggagcagcaTTTGCTGGCCCACAGCGACCAGGAGCCGGAAGACCAGGAACAGGGCTTTGTGTGCACCTACTGTGAGTATCGTACGGCCGAGGAGACTTTGCTCCAGCTGCACCGCGCTGTGCACATGTCGCACTACCAGGAGAAGTGCCAACAGTTGTACAAGAACTGCAAGGAGGACGTCGAGTACCCGGCACCCAAGTTGCTACAGCTGACCGGCCCGGAAACCATCTGGGTGGTGGACAATGAGCTCAGcttgcagctgctgcagcaaaaCACCTGCGGGGGAGTAAGCTCCTCCACCGGAAGCTTTGATAACCAGAACTCCCTGCTGAAGAAGCAGCTGGAGTCAGGTGGTGGCCAGTTGGTGACCATTCCGCGGGAAACGGCTGTGTCCAAAAACGAGGGCGAAACCCCGGAGGAAGATGAGGAGCGACGCAGCAACTCCACGCCGTCGACCAGCGCCTCGGTGGCCACCAGTGATTTGGCGGCGGATGCCAGCAGTGACGCAGGATCCGTAGACATGCCCCAGTCGATTCCGGCACCGGAGCGCTGTCTCCACTGTCCGTTTGAGACCCAGCAACACgaggagctgctgcagcaTCTCCAGAAGCACGCGTGCGTGAACCCTCCACCACCCAACTACCAGCAATGTGCCCACTGTGATTACAATACCAGCGGGGAATCGGAAATGGAGGAGCACACCGCTCTGCACTTTAATGCCAGTGAGAAACTGAAATCCGTGGAATTCTACACCTGCTACGATCAGCTCGAGATCAGTGTGGAGCGGGAGCCAGAGGAAACCGGTGAGTCCAAGGAGGAGCAAGCCgagcacaacaacaaccaggACAACGTGATGAATGCCAACGTGCAACAGGAGCAGTGCAGACCAGATGAAGAGCCAGCAGACGAGGCGACGGAGGAGCCGCTGGCCAAGAAGCCCACCACCAAGTTGATTCTGTATAAGAACGAGGGCGGCTTGAGTGTGAAGCCCTCCCAGGAGGAAGCCACCTCGGAGTCGCAGAAGAGCGAGAACATCAGCGATCGCCTGCGCCGAAGGATCCTCCGTGGAAGTGCCAACCAAGCCGATGACCCTCAGGCGCAGGAGCGACCCACTTCACCGGACAAAATGATACTGGTCAATGCCAAGACGGGCAAAGTCATTTCCAGAAAGTAG